One Campylobacter concisus DNA segment encodes these proteins:
- the rnc gene encoding ribonuclease III → MKILEEFEKSLGYKFKKTELLEEALTHKSTKQALNNERLEFLGDAVMDLLVAEYLFKKFSKIAEGDMSKLRAALVNEKSFANMARHLKMGKFLRLSTAEENNGGREKDSILSDAFEAVMGAIYLEAGLDKVREISIALLELCYPQIDFAHLEKDYKTAFQEVTQANLGVIPTYELIGTSGPDHKKEFEIALLLNGKEISRAVGSSKKQAQQLAAKIALEKIKK, encoded by the coding sequence ATGAAAATTTTAGAAGAATTTGAAAAGAGTCTTGGGTATAAATTTAAAAAAACTGAACTTTTAGAAGAGGCGCTAACGCACAAAAGTACCAAGCAGGCATTAAATAACGAAAGACTCGAGTTTTTGGGCGATGCGGTGATGGATCTGCTCGTGGCTGAGTATCTTTTTAAAAAATTTAGCAAGATCGCAGAGGGCGACATGAGCAAGCTAAGAGCCGCACTTGTCAATGAAAAAAGCTTTGCAAATATGGCAAGGCATCTAAAAATGGGTAAATTTTTAAGGCTAAGCACGGCTGAAGAGAATAATGGCGGACGCGAGAAAGATAGCATTTTAAGTGATGCATTTGAAGCAGTGATGGGCGCTATCTACCTTGAGGCCGGACTTGATAAAGTGCGAGAAATTTCGATCGCTTTGCTTGAACTTTGCTATCCACAGATCGACTTTGCACACCTCGAAAAGGACTACAAAACCGCTTTTCAAGAGGTCACTCAGGCTAATCTTGGTGTCATCCCAACATACGAACTCATCGGCACGTCAGGTCCTGACCACAAGAAAGAATTTGAGATAGCCTTGCTACTAAATGGCAAAGAAATTTCACGCGCCGTTGGCAGCTCTAAAAAGCAAGCCCAACAGCTTGCAGCAAAAATCGCACTAGAAAAAATCAAAAAATAG
- the rnhA gene encoding ribonuclease HI, which translates to MKIVTLFSDGSCLGNPGAGGWAYILRFNEAQKKASGGEAYTTNNQMELKAAIMGLKALKEPCEVRLFTDSSYVVNSINEWLSNWQKRNFKNVKNVELWQEYLEISKPHKVVANWVKGHAGHPENEECDQMARDEALKIKDENER; encoded by the coding sequence GTGAAGATAGTAACACTTTTTAGTGACGGCTCGTGCCTTGGAAACCCTGGAGCTGGTGGCTGGGCGTATATATTGAGATTTAACGAAGCGCAGAAAAAAGCAAGCGGAGGCGAGGCATACACAACAAATAACCAAATGGAGCTAAAAGCTGCGATAATGGGGCTAAAAGCGCTAAAAGAGCCCTGCGAAGTAAGGCTTTTTACCGATAGCTCATACGTGGTAAATAGCATAAATGAGTGGCTTTCTAACTGGCAAAAGAGAAATTTTAAAAACGTAAAAAATGTCGAGCTTTGGCAGGAGTATTTAGAAATTTCAAAGCCACATAAAGTCGTGGCTAACTGGGTTAAGGGGCACGCTGGACACCCTGAAAACGAGGAGTGCGACCAGATGGCAAGAGATGAGGCATTAAAAATAAAAGATGAGAATGAAAGATGA
- a CDS encoding tetratricopeptide repeat protein encodes MSVDIFFIGHRDPIFSLIILFSIILMIAALSYAWGIFSSKDEKKRIEKFIRKFDSKDGISSEHKQMLQSPEIDAQSLCMLGQTFAKNGDFEKSISVYLIALGKVRDKNEKEFILNELGEVYFKAGFLKKASEVFEKVLELSPRNVLALRFLTMIDEKLKNYKEALYALNSLEELGVNVKDQKAYIKAISTLDDRNLSFSEKVEILTRLSQNFELLKRMILALFIRHNENLENLKDFARFEDVIDLLYNLKTPINLDDAKYKSLFYAKGDIDEPCEIDGFELNVIKKLKDAKFDAAGLSFNYVCKSCKNSFPMHFYRCPVCHELGSVKILSHITEKPSEDSNTF; translated from the coding sequence ATGAGCGTGGATATTTTTTTCATTGGGCATAGAGATCCGATATTTAGCCTTATTATTTTATTTAGCATTATTTTGATGATAGCCGCATTAAGCTATGCTTGGGGTATTTTTTCTAGCAAAGATGAGAAAAAAAGAATCGAAAAATTTATAAGAAAATTTGACAGCAAAGATGGCATAAGTAGCGAGCATAAACAGATGCTACAAAGTCCGGAGATAGACGCTCAAAGCCTTTGCATGCTAGGGCAAACTTTTGCTAAAAATGGTGATTTTGAAAAATCAATTAGTGTTTATCTCATCGCACTTGGCAAAGTTAGAGATAAAAATGAAAAAGAATTTATCCTAAACGAGCTTGGAGAGGTCTATTTTAAGGCCGGATTTTTAAAAAAAGCTAGCGAAGTCTTTGAAAAAGTGCTTGAACTAAGCCCAAGAAATGTGCTTGCACTTCGCTTTTTAACGATGATAGATGAAAAACTTAAAAACTACAAAGAAGCCCTTTATGCGTTAAATTCTCTTGAAGAGCTTGGTGTAAATGTAAAAGATCAAAAAGCCTATATAAAGGCTATTAGCACGCTTGATGATAGAAATTTAAGCTTTAGCGAAAAGGTAGAAATTCTCACTCGTCTTAGCCAAAATTTTGAGCTTTTAAAACGCATGATCTTAGCCCTTTTCATAAGACACAATGAAAATTTAGAAAATTTAAAAGATTTTGCTCGTTTTGAAGATGTGATCGATCTGCTTTATAATCTAAAAACGCCTATAAATTTAGACGATGCAAAATACAAATCACTCTTTTACGCAAAGGGCGATATAGATGAGCCATGTGAAATTGATGGCTTTGAGCTAAACGTTATCAAAAAACTAAAAGACGCTAAATTTGACGCGGCTGGGCTAAGCTTTAACTACGTTTGCAAAAGCTGCAAAAACTCATTTCCTATGCATTTTTACCGATGTCCGGTCTGTCACGAGCTAGGAAGTGTCAAAATTTTATCCCACATCACAGAAAAACCAAGTGAAGATAGTAACACTTTTTAG
- the dnaG gene encoding DNA primase — protein MIDPKSIEKLKNQIDIVDIIEHYLPVKKMGANYKCVCPFHDDRNPSMSISQSKQIFHCFACKAGGDAIKFVMDYEKLTYPEAIERIASLVNFSLEYTSDKAPTQKENKHILEKANAFYRSEFFKHEAAVRYIYSRGINDAMIEKFELGWAGESASTIRLLQNENIEPKEALEVGIVKQNEKGIYASFIERITFPIYAHTAKLVGFGGRTISDHPAKYVNSPQSMVFDKSKLLYGYHLARQSIFEKKQIIITEGYLDVIMLHFAGFTNAVAVLGTALTTNHLPLLKRGEISVVLCFDGDSAGINAAIKSSRLLVQNEIDGSVVIIKDGADPADMVFAGRSDELKEMFGSGTELGEFYIEQIIKKYDITRPVQKQKCLEEIVEFTNSLKPIIAKSYELLVSNLLKIELNTFSLHGQRYINRQDQNFANAATTNKQTAQKKDKTDILEFSVLKSMLANKNYEAIVLNELEEKFFLHHKDYFQAVLLPNIEDNAVLVREIYVDESSNVASSEDSLKEAILKLKLKYYEKLREDTRKSQKPNKIEIMQKISEIIKGLHNKLQKN, from the coding sequence ATGATAGATCCAAAATCCATAGAAAAACTCAAAAATCAAATCGATATCGTTGACATTATAGAGCACTATTTGCCAGTTAAAAAAATGGGTGCAAACTATAAATGCGTCTGCCCATTTCACGATGATAGAAATCCTAGTATGAGCATAAGTCAAAGCAAACAAATTTTTCACTGTTTTGCTTGCAAGGCCGGCGGAGATGCGATCAAATTTGTAATGGATTATGAGAAATTAACCTATCCAGAAGCTATCGAAAGAATAGCTAGCCTTGTAAATTTTAGTCTCGAATACACAAGCGACAAAGCCCCAACACAAAAAGAAAATAAGCACATTTTAGAAAAGGCGAATGCCTTTTATAGGAGCGAATTTTTCAAGCATGAAGCCGCTGTGAGATATATCTATTCTCGTGGTATAAATGACGCGATGATCGAGAAATTTGAGCTTGGCTGGGCAGGGGAGAGTGCTAGTACTATTAGGCTTTTACAAAATGAAAATATCGAGCCAAAAGAGGCGCTTGAAGTTGGAATCGTAAAGCAAAACGAGAAGGGAATTTATGCTAGTTTTATCGAGCGTATCACATTTCCCATATATGCGCACACGGCAAAACTAGTCGGCTTTGGTGGCAGAACGATCTCAGATCATCCCGCTAAATATGTAAATTCTCCACAAAGTATGGTTTTTGACAAGTCAAAGCTACTTTACGGCTATCATTTAGCTAGACAAAGTATTTTTGAAAAGAAGCAGATCATCATCACAGAGGGATATTTAGATGTTATCATGCTACACTTTGCTGGCTTTACAAACGCTGTTGCCGTGCTTGGGACTGCGCTTACGACTAATCACTTACCACTTTTAAAAAGAGGCGAGATAAGCGTAGTGCTTTGTTTTGATGGTGACTCGGCTGGTATAAATGCCGCTATAAAATCATCTCGTCTTTTGGTTCAAAACGAAATAGATGGAAGCGTTGTAATCATAAAAGATGGTGCAGACCCTGCGGATATGGTTTTTGCAGGTAGAAGCGACGAGCTAAAAGAGATGTTTGGCTCAGGGACTGAGCTTGGCGAGTTTTATATTGAGCAAATTATAAAAAAATATGATATTACGCGCCCAGTGCAAAAGCAAAAATGTTTAGAAGAGATAGTGGAATTTACAAATTCTCTAAAGCCAATAATCGCAAAAAGCTACGAATTGCTGGTCTCAAATTTACTCAAAATAGAGCTAAATACTTTTAGCCTTCACGGACAAAGATATATAAACAGACAAGATCAAAATTTTGCAAATGCTGCAACGACAAATAAACAAACGGCTCAAAAAAAGGATAAAACTGATATTTTAGAATTTAGCGTTTTAAAGAGCATGCTAGCAAATAAAAATTACGAAGCTATCGTTTTAAACGAGCTTGAGGAGAAATTCTTCTTGCACCATAAAGATTATTTTCAGGCTGTTTTATTGCCAAATATTGAAGATAACGCGGTGCTTGTTAGAGAAATTTATGTTGATGAAAGCTCAAACGTAGCTTCTAGTGAAGATAGCCTTAAAGAGGCCATTTTAAAGCTAAAACTAAAATACTACGAGAAGCTTCGTGAAGATACCAGAAAATCACAAAAGCCAAATAAAATCGAAATAATGCAAAAAATTTCAGAGATTATTAAAGGCTTACACAACAAGCTACAAAAAAATTAG
- a CDS encoding M20 family metallo-hydrolase, producing MINFKRFEANFNAISRFGALKGGGLTRLAFSKEDLEARNFLINLIEENGFKLKIDNVGNIFAIYDDGCEPGEKPVCVGSHIDSVPNGGFYDGTLGVMAGLEALISIKEAGIKTKRPLWLINFCCEESSRFKTATIGSKIISGKLGLQRLHELKDEDGISLFEAMSKFGLEPQNLNDSILKEHSLHSYLELHIEQGPVLERSGISVGVVSGIAAPIRFEIIIHGKADHSGATPMNMRSDALLAASHIIIAANKFAKNKKTAVATVGYAHAKPGVLNVVPGEARLGVDLRDIDKASLEELNLELRNFIKELSGELNFSYEIRELSSDEPVKLSEHAINLLSEEAAKLGIKTLTLPSGAGHDAMNLTKLASSVGMLFIPCVGGISHNIAEAINFDDAFKATQILTNALIKLSNE from the coding sequence ATGATAAATTTTAAAAGATTTGAGGCAAATTTTAATGCTATAAGTAGATTTGGAGCATTAAAAGGTGGAGGGCTAACAAGGCTTGCATTTAGCAAAGAAGACTTGGAGGCTAGAAATTTTCTTATAAATTTAATAGAAGAAAATGGCTTTAAACTTAAAATTGACAATGTTGGCAATATCTTTGCCATATATGACGATGGCTGTGAGCCAGGCGAGAAGCCGGTTTGTGTGGGCTCTCATATCGACAGTGTGCCAAATGGTGGCTTTTATGATGGTACGCTTGGTGTCATGGCAGGACTTGAAGCATTAATCTCGATAAAAGAAGCTGGCATTAAAACAAAGCGTCCGCTTTGGTTAATTAACTTTTGCTGTGAAGAGTCAAGTCGTTTCAAGACAGCGACCATTGGCAGCAAGATAATAAGCGGAAAACTTGGCCTACAAAGACTTCATGAATTAAAAGACGAAGATGGCATTTCGCTTTTTGAAGCGATGAGTAAATTTGGACTTGAGCCACAAAATTTAAATGATTCTATTTTAAAAGAACACTCACTTCATTCATATTTAGAACTTCACATTGAACAAGGTCCAGTGCTTGAGCGAAGTGGTATAAGCGTTGGTGTAGTAAGCGGTATCGCCGCTCCTATAAGATTTGAAATTATTATTCATGGCAAGGCAGATCACAGCGGTGCAACTCCGATGAATATGCGTAGTGATGCGCTGCTTGCTGCTTCACACATCATAATCGCTGCCAATAAATTTGCTAAAAACAAAAAAACAGCTGTGGCTACTGTTGGTTACGCACATGCAAAGCCAGGCGTTTTAAACGTCGTACCAGGCGAGGCAAGGCTTGGAGTTGATCTAAGAGATATTGATAAGGCAAGCCTAGAAGAGCTAAATTTAGAGCTTAGAAATTTTATAAAAGAGCTAAGTGGTGAGCTAAATTTTAGTTATGAGATAAGAGAACTAAGCAGTGACGAGCCAGTAAAACTTAGCGAGCATGCTATAAATTTACTAAGCGAAGAGGCTGCTAAACTGGGCATAAAAACGCTTACTTTGCCAAGCGGAGCCGGACACGATGCGATGAATCTAACAAAACTTGCAAGTAGCGTTGGCATGCTTTTTATACCTTGCGTTGGTGGCATTAGTCACAATATAGCAGAAGCTATAAATTTTGATGATGCTTTCAAAGCTACACAAATTTTAACAAATGCACTAATTAAACTATCAAATGAATAA
- a CDS encoding amidohydrolase: MDKIANLALSLKDELIKDRRYFHSHPETGWFTFFTTAVLAKRLSDLGYEISLGDKVVKADARLGLGSKEQCEKAIERAKKLLSPEEAKYLPYMKDGLTGLTAFIDTKRPGKFTAFRFDIDSVDVTESADADHRPFKDGFGADIAGIMHACGHDGHASIGLGLAKLIAKNLDEFNGKFKFIFQTAEEGTRGAVAMEAAGVLEGVEYLLGGHIGFQAKTSGGIICGTNKLLATSKFDVHITGRSAHAAGAPQDGANALLAAAQMALNMHGITRHAKGVTRINVGVLKAGEGRNVIAPNGYLACETRGEDTNLNEFMYEKCMDIVKGVSQIYGVESKVVMTGGTSGADSDKEVTEIFYEAAKQSPFIDDDKIVKELDFGACEDFAHFMRALQDRGAKSGYMMIGTNLKAGHHNCKFDFDEECLVAGVDVYLRSAYKLNGVKK; encoded by the coding sequence ATGGACAAGATAGCAAATTTGGCTCTTTCTTTAAAAGATGAGCTGATCAAGGATCGCAGGTATTTTCACTCGCATCCAGAGACTGGCTGGTTTACATTTTTTACAACAGCCGTACTAGCAAAGAGGCTTAGTGATCTTGGTTATGAAATAAGCCTTGGTGACAAAGTCGTTAAAGCTGATGCACGGCTTGGTCTTGGCTCAAAAGAGCAATGTGAAAAAGCAATAGAAAGAGCCAAAAAGCTCCTAAGTCCTGAAGAGGCAAAATATCTTCCTTATATGAAAGATGGACTAACTGGCCTAACAGCCTTTATAGATACAAAAAGGCCTGGTAAATTTACAGCATTTAGATTTGACATTGATAGTGTTGATGTGACAGAGAGTGCAGACGCTGATCACAGACCTTTTAAAGATGGCTTTGGTGCAGATATCGCTGGTATCATGCACGCTTGCGGACACGATGGACACGCATCTATTGGCTTAGGTCTAGCAAAACTTATAGCTAAGAATTTAGATGAATTCAATGGCAAATTTAAATTTATCTTCCAAACGGCAGAAGAGGGCACAAGAGGTGCTGTGGCTATGGAAGCTGCTGGCGTGCTTGAGGGGGTTGAGTATTTGCTTGGCGGACATATCGGCTTTCAGGCAAAAACTAGTGGCGGCATCATATGCGGAACAAACAAGTTACTTGCAACTTCTAAATTTGACGTGCATATCACTGGTCGTTCAGCTCACGCAGCCGGAGCACCACAAGACGGCGCAAATGCTCTTTTAGCCGCAGCTCAAATGGCTTTAAATATGCATGGCATCACAAGACATGCAAAAGGTGTAACTAGGATAAATGTGGGCGTTTTAAAAGCGGGCGAAGGCAGAAACGTCATCGCTCCAAACGGCTATCTAGCTTGCGAAACAAGAGGTGAGGATACAAATTTAAACGAATTTATGTATGAAAAATGCATGGATATCGTTAAAGGCGTTAGCCAAATTTACGGCGTAGAGAGCAAAGTCGTAATGACTGGTGGCACAAGCGGAGCTGATAGCGACAAAGAAGTAACTGAAATTTTCTATGAAGCTGCAAAGCAAAGCCCATTTATAGATGATGACAAGATCGTAAAAGAGCTTGATTTTGGTGCTTGTGAAGATTTTGCTCATTTTATGAGAGCTTTGCAAGACAGAGGTGCAAAGAGCGGCTATATGATGATCGGTACAAATTTAAAAGCAGGCCATCACAACTGCAAATTCGACTTTGATGAGGAGTGTTTGGTGGCTGGAGTTGACGTCTATCTAAGATCTGCTTACAAACTAAACGGAGTAAAAAAATGA
- the pepE gene encoding dipeptidase PepE has translation MKNALLISASSYQDTGYLRHCKNWVKEFLGECGKEEILFIPYAGVRRTNDEYEQKVIDRLKNSNIKSIHHYEDKISAIKNASSIAVGGGNTFMLLYTLYKLNLIEPIKEAVANGTKYFGWSAGANIAGKTMMTTNDMPIIMPKSFDSLNIFPYQINPHFISGKLAGHNGESREERLEEFLIANPKDTIYALPEGTALLIADNEAEVIGHSEILKFEYQKEIEKIEVGTKFKI, from the coding sequence ATGAAAAACGCTTTACTAATCAGTGCTTCAAGCTACCAAGATACTGGCTACTTGAGACACTGCAAAAACTGGGTTAAGGAATTTTTAGGTGAATGCGGCAAGGAAGAAATTTTATTTATCCCTTACGCTGGAGTTAGGCGAACAAATGACGAGTATGAGCAAAAAGTAATTGATAGATTAAAAAATAGCAATATAAAATCAATCCATCACTACGAGGATAAAATTTCAGCTATCAAAAATGCTAGCAGTATCGCAGTTGGTGGCGGAAATACCTTTATGCTGCTTTACACGCTTTATAAGCTAAATTTGATTGAGCCTATAAAAGAAGCTGTGGCAAATGGCACAAAGTATTTTGGCTGGTCGGCTGGCGCAAACATAGCTGGCAAGACGATGATGACGACAAATGATATGCCTATCATCATGCCAAAGTCATTTGATAGCTTAAATATCTTCCCATATCAGATCAACCCGCACTTCATAAGTGGCAAGCTAGCAGGCCATAACGGCGAGAGCAGGGAGGAGAGGTTGGAGGAATTTTTAATAGCTAATCCAAAAGATACTATCTACGCACTGCCTGAGGGCACAGCTTTGCTTATAGCGGACAACGAGGCTGAGGTCATAGGACATAGTGAAATTTTAAAATTTGAGTATCAAAAAGAGATAGAAAAAATAGAAGTTGGAACTAAATTTAAAATCTAA
- the dcuC gene encoding C4-dicarboxylate transporter DcuC, with amino-acid sequence METFKLIAAILGIAAVVALLVLKKETRTVLIGVGLVLCIIALKPMGALSAFTDYMTKAGLIKAICASMGFAFVMKYTMCDKHLVALLTKPLKNVGFILIPATTVLTYFINIAIPSAAGCSAAVGATLIPLLMASGIRPAMAGAAVFAGTFGGVLSPGSAHNVYVADLVKKTVEGYTVQDVIKVQIPSAFTALVIVVIALVIVAILLKDYQKNTNFTLESSAASEEKPLFKVNFIYAIMPLVPLVILVIGGTSLAKDYSFLAWTKMGVAEAMILGAIIAIFATLTNPQKITKEFFNGMGHAYADVMGIIIAAGVFVAGLKACGAVDVVIAWLKTDQSYVKFGGTFVPFIMGIVTGSGDAATFAFNEAVTTNAAALGFEQDKLGMAAAIAGALGRSASPIAGAAIVCAGIAMVSPVEIAKRTFLGMFISVVAIAFFVI; translated from the coding sequence ATGGAAACATTTAAGCTAATTGCTGCCATTCTTGGCATCGCAGCTGTTGTGGCACTTCTTGTCTTAAAAAAAGAGACAAGAACGGTGCTAATAGGTGTTGGTTTGGTGCTTTGTATAATCGCACTAAAACCGATGGGGGCACTAAGTGCTTTTACTGACTATATGACTAAAGCAGGGCTTATAAAAGCGATTTGTGCTAGTATGGGTTTTGCGTTTGTTATGAAATACACAATGTGTGATAAACACCTTGTTGCGCTTCTTACAAAGCCACTTAAAAATGTAGGCTTTATACTAATCCCTGCAACAACCGTGCTAACTTATTTTATAAATATCGCTATCCCTTCAGCTGCAGGATGCTCCGCTGCTGTTGGTGCTACGCTTATACCACTTCTTATGGCTTCAGGCATCCGCCCAGCTATGGCTGGTGCTGCTGTTTTTGCGGGGACATTTGGTGGAGTCTTAAGCCCAGGATCGGCTCACAACGTCTATGTGGCTGATCTTGTTAAAAAGACGGTTGAGGGCTACACAGTTCAAGATGTCATAAAAGTGCAAATTCCAAGTGCATTTACTGCTCTTGTTATCGTAGTGATCGCATTAGTTATTGTTGCGATACTACTTAAAGACTATCAAAAAAATACAAATTTCACTCTTGAAAGTAGTGCTGCTAGCGAAGAGAAACCGCTATTTAAAGTAAATTTTATCTACGCTATTATGCCTTTAGTTCCACTTGTTATCTTGGTTATTGGTGGAACAAGCCTTGCGAAAGATTATAGCTTTCTTGCATGGACAAAGATGGGCGTTGCTGAGGCGATGATACTAGGTGCTATCATAGCTATTTTTGCTACACTTACAAATCCGCAAAAGATCACAAAAGAATTTTTTAACGGAATGGGCCATGCTTATGCTGATGTTATGGGCATCATCATCGCAGCTGGTGTCTTTGTCGCTGGCCTAAAGGCATGTGGAGCCGTTGATGTGGTCATCGCATGGCTAAAAACAGATCAAAGTTACGTTAAATTTGGCGGAACATTTGTGCCATTTATCATGGGTATAGTTACAGGTTCAGGCGACGCCGCTACATTTGCATTTAACGAAGCTGTCACAACAAACGCCGCTGCACTTGGCTTTGAACAAGATAAGCTTGGTATGGCAGCAGCTATTGCTGGTGCTTTAGGTAGATCAGCTTCTCCAATTGCCGGTGCTGCTATCGTTTGTGCAGGTATTGCGATGGTTAGTCCAGTTGAAATCGCTAAAAGAACATTTTTAGGTATGTTTATCTCTGTTGTAGCGATTGCATTTTTTGTTATCTAA
- the pepT gene encoding peptidase T: MDIVERFLNYTKFNTTTNKENGLKGVMPSNPTEYELAKFLKDELSSLGIKDIILQDNAILIAKIPANCDNAPSIAFFAHLDTSSEQKNDTKAKIVKYTGGDICLNEEQGIYLKFSDNPELKKYVGDEIVVTDGTSLLGADDKAAIASIVNMASYFMQNHDVKHGKIVICFVPDEEQGLLGAKALDVNLLGADFGYCLDCCEIGELIYENWNAADCTMVFKGVSAHPMNAKGKLVNSLLLAHKFISLLPGGEVPECTEGKEGYFWVKELSGNSAKTTLKIDIREFDEAKFQKRLEFLSDMANSFNKIYGERCEITLKTRYENVFKFLKDENSLPIKLAKDAFSELNIAPNIKPMRGGYDGAVISAKGVPTLNLFTGANNFHSVFEYLPVSSLKAASEVIKKIVINAVK, from the coding sequence ATGGATATCGTAGAGAGATTTTTAAACTACACAAAATTTAACACCACAACAAATAAAGAGAATGGATTAAAAGGCGTCATGCCTTCTAATCCAACCGAGTACGAGCTGGCTAAGTTTTTAAAAGATGAACTTAGCTCACTAGGCATAAAAGATATCATCTTACAAGATAATGCTATCTTGATAGCAAAAATTCCTGCAAACTGCGACAATGCTCCAAGTATCGCCTTTTTTGCGCACTTAGATACAAGTAGTGAGCAAAAAAACGATACAAAAGCTAAGATAGTAAAATACACAGGCGGCGACATCTGCCTAAATGAAGAGCAGGGCATCTATCTTAAATTTAGCGACAACCCAGAGCTTAAAAAATACGTTGGCGACGAGATAGTCGTGACTGACGGCACTAGCTTGCTTGGCGCTGACGATAAGGCGGCGATCGCTAGTATTGTAAATATGGCTAGCTACTTTATGCAAAATCATGATGTAAAGCATGGTAAGATCGTGATCTGCTTCGTGCCAGATGAAGAGCAGGGCTTGCTTGGGGCAAAAGCACTTGATGTAAATTTGCTGGGAGCTGATTTTGGTTACTGCCTAGACTGCTGCGAGATAGGCGAGCTAATATATGAAAACTGGAATGCAGCTGACTGCACGATGGTCTTTAAAGGCGTTTCGGCTCATCCAATGAATGCAAAGGGCAAGCTTGTAAATTCGCTACTTCTTGCGCATAAATTTATCTCGCTTTTGCCAGGCGGCGAAGTGCCAGAGTGCACCGAGGGCAAAGAGGGCTATTTCTGGGTGAAAGAGCTTAGCGGAAACAGCGCAAAAACGACGCTCAAGATCGACATAAGAGAATTTGACGAGGCGAAATTTCAAAAAAGGCTTGAGTTTTTAAGCGATATGGCAAATTCTTTTAACAAAATTTATGGAGAGCGTTGCGAAATCACGCTAAAAACACGCTATGAAAACGTCTTTAAATTTTTAAAAGATGAAAACTCACTGCCTATAAAATTAGCAAAAGATGCCTTTAGCGAGCTAAATATCGCGCCAAATATAAAGCCGATGCGTGGCGGATATGACGGCGCTGTGATATCTGCAAAAGGTGTGCCAACGCTAAATTTATTCACAGGGGCAAATAACTTTCACTCCGTCTTCGAGTATTTGCCAGTTAGCAGTCTAAAAGCTGCTAGCGAAGTGATTAAAAAAATCGTAATTAACGCTGTTAAATAA
- a CDS encoding argininosuccinate synthase domain-containing protein, with protein sequence MKALALFSGGLDSMLSMKLISDQNIEVVALYMDTGFGVDEEKHEILRRRAALAGASLKVVDMRNEYLRDVLFNPKYGYGKQFNPCIDCHGYMFKTALNMLKSENANFIITGEVLGQRPMSQRRDALFQVKRLADDEDDLVLRPMCAKLLPPTKPEREGWVDREKLLDISGRDRKLQLALAKEFGFEDFATPGGGCLLTIESFAVKIKDYLNFDKEMRDIDVTWLKLGRHLRLPDGAKMIIGRDESDNNALLAHPNDKFDQVKFKESDDIVGAVSFISKNASKADKELAARLALAYTKASKENEFEVSIAGEKFSITPEDKSLAQNYFVK encoded by the coding sequence ATGAAGGCTTTAGCTTTGTTTAGTGGAGGGCTTGATAGCATGCTCTCAATGAAATTAATAAGCGATCAAAACATCGAAGTAGTCGCACTTTATATGGATACCGGATTTGGCGTGGATGAAGAAAAACATGAAATTTTAAGACGCCGTGCAGCTTTGGCTGGGGCTAGTTTAAAAGTGGTTGATATGAGGAATGAGTATCTTCGTGATGTGCTTTTTAACCCAAAATACGGCTATGGCAAGCAGTTTAACCCATGTATTGATTGTCACGGATATATGTTTAAAACAGCTCTAAATATGCTAAAAAGTGAAAATGCAAATTTTATAATCACAGGCGAAGTTTTGGGTCAAAGGCCGATGAGTCAGCGAAGAGACGCACTCTTTCAGGTTAAGCGCCTAGCTGATGACGAGGATGATTTGGTGCTTCGTCCGATGTGCGCTAAGCTCTTGCCGCCAACAAAGCCAGAGCGCGAGGGTTGGGTCGATAGAGAGAAGCTGCTTGATATAAGTGGGCGTGATAGAAAGCTGCAGCTTGCTTTGGCAAAGGAATTTGGCTTTGAGGACTTTGCAACGCCTGGAGGTGGGTGCTTGCTAACGATCGAGAGCTTTGCTGTGAAGATAAAGGATTATCTAAATTTTGATAAAGAGATGCGAGATATCGATGTAACGTGGCTAAAGCTTGGTAGGCATCTGCGCTTGCCAGATGGTGCAAAAATGATAATAGGCCGTGATGAGAGTGATAATAACGCACTTTTAGCACATCCAAATGATAAATTTGATCAAGTAAAATTTAAAGAGAGTGATGACATCGTAGGAGCCGTTAGCTTCATAAGCAAAAACGCTAGTAAAGCTGACAAAGAGCTGGCCGCAAGGCTCGCATTAGCTTATACAAAAGCAAGTAAAGAGAATGAATTTGAAGTTAGCATCGCTGGAGAGAAATTTAGTATCACACCTGAGGATAAATCTCTAGCTCAAAATTATTTCGTAAAATAG